One region of Mesobacillus boroniphilus genomic DNA includes:
- a CDS encoding aldehyde dehydrogenase family protein, giving the protein MTVNVDVKTFPLFINGKWEAASSEETFDVFNPATGELVARVAKGNAADVDRAVDSARKAFDETDWKDMKPKDRSKVLYAISYQIAAHAEELAYLEAVSSGGTVRRIGANDILQMVDLFQTLAKFVEEYEFSETLPSPPFQGPAHNFIWREPIGVCAAITPWNLPMVIATWKIAPALAMGNTVVVKPASYTPLSTLKLAEIISQVVPPGVINVVTGPGAEVGETLASHPNVDKIAFTGSTEVGRKVMQLAAGTVKNTTLELGGKSPNIILEDADLSIALPGSLFGVFLHSGQLCESGTRLFVPDHLHDVIAENLVKLAGKIKLGNPLDPATDVGPVISKKQKETILSYIEAGKAEGATLVCGGKERKVAGCENGHFIEPTIFTNVTNDMKIAREEIFGPVLSVIRYTDVEEAISMANDSIYGLAAGVWTQDVNKAYEVTRKLQAGVVWINDWHMLRNDAPFGGYKQSGIGREMGKHSLDAYTQIKHVHTSMVPEAHKRTWYGLLLSDTEE; this is encoded by the coding sequence ATGACAGTAAATGTCGATGTAAAAACATTCCCTCTATTTATTAATGGAAAATGGGAGGCAGCGAGCAGCGAGGAAACATTTGATGTCTTTAATCCGGCGACTGGAGAATTGGTGGCACGAGTGGCAAAAGGGAATGCAGCCGATGTGGACAGGGCCGTTGATTCAGCACGTAAGGCATTTGATGAAACTGACTGGAAGGATATGAAGCCAAAGGACAGATCGAAGGTGCTTTATGCTATTTCCTATCAAATAGCTGCCCATGCTGAAGAATTGGCTTATCTAGAAGCGGTCAGTTCCGGCGGGACGGTGAGGAGAATTGGCGCGAACGATATTCTGCAAATGGTCGATTTGTTCCAGACATTGGCCAAGTTCGTTGAAGAATATGAATTCTCTGAAACGCTGCCAAGTCCGCCATTCCAAGGACCGGCACATAATTTTATCTGGCGTGAACCAATCGGAGTTTGCGCTGCAATTACACCATGGAACCTGCCAATGGTGATAGCGACATGGAAAATCGCTCCAGCACTGGCGATGGGAAATACGGTTGTCGTCAAGCCGGCAAGCTACACCCCTTTATCGACTTTGAAGCTTGCTGAAATCATTTCACAGGTCGTTCCGCCAGGAGTCATTAATGTCGTGACTGGACCAGGTGCTGAGGTAGGCGAGACACTAGCCAGTCATCCGAATGTCGATAAGATTGCATTTACAGGGTCTACTGAAGTAGGCAGAAAGGTGATGCAGCTTGCAGCAGGAACAGTGAAGAACACGACACTGGAGCTCGGCGGTAAGTCTCCTAATATCATTCTCGAGGATGCGGACCTGAGCATCGCCCTGCCAGGAAGCTTATTTGGAGTGTTCCTGCATTCGGGCCAGCTTTGTGAATCTGGGACGAGATTGTTTGTTCCGGATCATTTGCATGATGTGATTGCAGAGAATCTTGTGAAGCTGGCTGGGAAAATAAAGCTTGGCAATCCACTTGATCCTGCTACTGATGTTGGCCCGGTTATTTCCAAAAAGCAAAAAGAGACGATTTTATCGTATATAGAAGCAGGAAAAGCAGAAGGTGCAACCCTTGTTTGCGGCGGAAAAGAACGAAAGGTTGCAGGCTGTGAAAATGGCCATTTCATTGAACCAACGATTTTCACAAATGTAACGAATGACATGAAAATTGCCCGTGAAGAAATCTTCGGACCTGTATTGTCTGTCATTCGATATACAGATGTTGAGGAAGCAATCAGTATGGCGAATGACTCCATTTATGGCCTTGCTGCCGGAGTATGGACACAGGATGTGAATAAAGCATATGAAGTAACTCGCAAGCTTCAGGCGGGTGTTGTCTGGATTAACGACTGGCATATGCTTCGTAATGATGCCCCGTTTGGCGGATACAAGCAGAGTGGAATCGGACGCGAGATGGGCAAGCATTCACTCGATGCCTACACTCAAATCAAGCATGTGCACACATCGATGGTACCAGAAGCTCATAAGCGGACATGGTACGGCCTGCTTCTTTCCGACACGGAAGAATAA
- a CDS encoding acyl-CoA dehydrogenase family protein: MNFDFTEEQELLRKTVRSFVDKEIMPYIKEWDEKQHFETSILTRLADLGLMGVCIPEQYGGSGMDYNSLAIVCEELERGDTAFRTAVSVHTGLNSMTLFQWGSEEQKQKYLVPQSKGQKVGAFGLTEPNAGSDVAAMQTTARDAGDHYVLNGSKTWISLCDAADHFLVFAYTDKSKKHHGISAFIVERTWEGFSSKAIKGKLGIRAGNTGELYFDNVKVPKENLLGQEGDGFKIAMSALDNGRFTVAAGACGTILASLEASVKYCHERSTFGKEIGRHQLVQQMIARMEAGLVQSRLLVYRAGWLKNQGKRNTRETSLAKWQACDYAYEAANDAVQIHGAYGFSNEYPVERYLRNAKAPVIYEGTREIHTVMQGEYVLGYRVDKSLSNMLPAWPFESVTEEAIN; encoded by the coding sequence ATGAATTTTGATTTTACAGAGGAACAAGAGCTATTGAGAAAAACGGTCAGGAGCTTTGTAGACAAGGAAATCATGCCATATATAAAAGAATGGGATGAGAAACAGCATTTTGAAACCAGTATTTTAACAAGACTTGCCGATCTGGGTCTTATGGGTGTCTGTATACCGGAACAATATGGCGGCAGCGGTATGGATTATAATTCCCTTGCGATTGTATGCGAGGAACTTGAGCGCGGCGACACAGCATTCAGGACCGCGGTCTCTGTGCACACAGGACTGAACAGCATGACATTGTTCCAGTGGGGAAGTGAGGAACAAAAGCAAAAGTACCTGGTACCTCAGTCAAAAGGACAGAAGGTAGGAGCTTTCGGCCTTACCGAACCTAATGCAGGGTCCGATGTGGCGGCCATGCAGACAACGGCGAGGGACGCAGGAGACCACTATGTGCTCAATGGATCAAAAACATGGATATCATTATGTGATGCAGCGGATCATTTTCTTGTATTTGCTTATACAGATAAAAGCAAAAAACACCACGGCATTTCTGCCTTTATTGTGGAGAGAACCTGGGAAGGATTTTCATCCAAAGCGATAAAAGGAAAACTCGGGATCAGGGCAGGAAATACCGGAGAATTATACTTTGACAATGTAAAAGTTCCGAAAGAAAACTTGTTAGGCCAGGAGGGAGACGGGTTTAAAATCGCGATGTCTGCATTGGATAATGGCCGTTTTACAGTAGCTGCGGGCGCATGCGGTACAATCCTGGCAAGCCTTGAGGCCAGTGTAAAATACTGCCATGAACGAAGTACCTTTGGCAAAGAGATCGGCAGGCACCAGCTTGTCCAGCAGATGATCGCCAGGATGGAAGCAGGCCTTGTACAGTCCCGCTTGCTTGTTTACCGTGCAGGCTGGCTGAAAAACCAGGGGAAAAGGAATACCCGTGAAACCTCACTGGCCAAGTGGCAGGCATGCGACTATGCCTATGAAGCCGCAAATGATGCCGTCCAAATACACGGAGCGTACGGATTCTCCAACGAATATCCAGTTGAACGATATTTACGAAATGCCAAAGCACCTGTGATTTATGAAGGAACAAGAGAAATTCACACAGTCATGCAGGGAGAGTATGTTTTAGGATATCGAGTCGATAAGTCATTGTCCAATATGCTTCCTGCCTGGCCGTTTGAAAGTGTTACAGAAGAGGCTATAAATTAA
- a CDS encoding superoxide dismutase, producing MNGYWFKYSLLEWCNQMEAKVASVKGQLRGSGDEASLQNWEKNLLTLKQEAQHSLDDETLYAQARNLYDDLDSYLNGSDLENERQQGQRLQPVPIGGHKLPPLPYAYNALEPVIAAEIMRLHHSKHHQSYVDGLNKAEKEMQKARQNGDFGLIKHWEREAAFNGAGHYLHTIFWSIMSPNGGGSPKGQLGKAINDSFGSFDTFKKHFSEAAKNVEAVGWAILVWSPRSHRLEILQAEKHQNLSQWDVVPLLVLDVWEHAYYLQYNNERAKYVENWWNVVNWKEVEQRFNKARTLAWQPF from the coding sequence ATGAACGGTTATTGGTTCAAATATTCATTACTTGAATGGTGTAATCAGATGGAAGCAAAAGTTGCTTCCGTTAAAGGGCAGCTCAGGGGGTCTGGTGATGAGGCCAGTTTACAAAACTGGGAGAAAAATCTCCTGACATTGAAACAAGAAGCTCAACACTCATTGGATGACGAAACACTATATGCTCAGGCAAGAAACTTGTATGACGATTTGGACAGTTACTTAAACGGCTCTGATTTAGAAAATGAGCGTCAGCAAGGTCAAAGGCTGCAGCCAGTCCCGATAGGAGGACATAAACTGCCACCTTTGCCATATGCGTATAATGCACTTGAGCCAGTGATAGCAGCAGAAATCATGAGGCTTCACCATTCAAAGCATCATCAAAGCTATGTGGATGGATTGAACAAAGCTGAAAAAGAAATGCAGAAGGCAAGACAAAATGGGGATTTCGGATTGATTAAACACTGGGAAAGAGAAGCGGCATTCAATGGGGCCGGACATTATCTTCACACGATCTTTTGGAGCATCATGAGCCCTAATGGCGGCGGCTCACCAAAAGGCCAGCTCGGAAAAGCGATTAACGATTCATTTGGTAGCTTTGATACATTTAAAAAACATTTTTCAGAAGCAGCGAAAAATGTTGAGGCTGTTGGCTGGGCAATCCTTGTTTGGTCACCAAGATCGCACCGTCTGGAAATCCTCCAAGCAGAAAAACACCAGAATTTATCGCAATGGGATGTTGTCCCGTTACTCGTATTGGATGTTTGGGAACACGCCTATTATTTGCAGTATAACAACGAACGGGCAAAATATGTTGAAAACTGGTGGAACGTCGTTAACTGGAAAGAAGTCGAGCAGCGGTTTAATAAGGCTAGGACATTGGCATGGCAGCCATTTTAG
- a CDS encoding DUF3892 domain-containing protein, which yields MENKDFNQIYNEYKEQSQGQAEMEANSQQPGKEQIVAVRKNDDGDLIAFKTESGRELDYVSALSEAKDGKLAHVDVFHKYGRDILRSEPDGIKENNLDNLPHF from the coding sequence ATGGAAAACAAAGACTTTAACCAGATTTACAATGAATACAAGGAACAAAGCCAGGGACAAGCGGAGATGGAAGCCAACTCACAACAACCAGGAAAAGAGCAAATTGTTGCTGTCAGGAAAAATGATGATGGCGACCTGATTGCGTTTAAAACAGAAAGCGGAAGGGAGCTGGACTATGTTTCTGCGCTGTCTGAGGCTAAGGACGGGAAGCTAGCACATGTTGATGTATTCCATAAATATGGACGTGATATTCTCAGGAGCGAACCCGATGGAATTAAAGAAAACAACCTTGATAACTTACCGCATTTTTAG
- a CDS encoding iron-containing alcohol dehydrogenase: MQTTTLSQFSLRSAIYSGSNSRAMVPDLFKGLGAKRVVLFSDRGLEKAGVVQKVARIFELTSKGTGPELAGIYVDIAQDAESRSVNEALRYAREVGADGLLAVGGGSVLDTVKGVKFAMHKGLTDIKEAIPGGFLFEQFPKATHIPIPHIAIPTTAGTGSEVSPIAVIFHEDIQMKGNIINPFISADIAVLDPDLTVGLPPAITAFTGFDALTHAIEAFASPNATALTDAHALHAIRLIEKNLPLAVAEGSNLDARMEMLQASLMGITAFSFALNAIPVHNFAHAYGALFRIPHGLANAVFLPVVMEYVPSLYLPKVKELASALRIDFDAAEENGAVLAKVIEKLRLLQHKTGLPSDFTEYNLTEEDLERVAGAVAKDPAAVSFPMPKELIQAVGQQVVPIGVK; the protein is encoded by the coding sequence ATGCAAACGACAACATTATCGCAATTCTCTCTTCGATCAGCTATCTACAGCGGTTCAAATTCACGTGCCATGGTACCTGATCTGTTTAAGGGATTAGGAGCAAAAAGGGTGGTTCTTTTTAGTGACAGGGGTTTAGAAAAAGCCGGAGTAGTACAAAAAGTTGCCCGGATTTTTGAGTTAACCAGTAAAGGTACCGGCCCTGAACTTGCCGGGATTTATGTCGACATTGCCCAGGATGCGGAAAGCCGGTCGGTGAATGAAGCTCTTCGGTATGCAAGGGAAGTGGGTGCTGACGGGCTGCTTGCTGTCGGAGGCGGCAGCGTTCTTGATACGGTTAAGGGAGTTAAATTCGCAATGCATAAAGGGTTAACCGACATCAAAGAGGCGATTCCTGGCGGCTTTTTATTCGAGCAATTCCCAAAGGCAACCCATATCCCGATCCCGCACATTGCAATTCCAACTACAGCTGGAACTGGATCAGAGGTCTCGCCAATCGCGGTCATTTTCCATGAAGATATTCAAATGAAAGGGAATATCATCAATCCTTTCATCAGCGCGGACATCGCGGTGCTGGATCCTGATTTGACAGTAGGACTGCCTCCAGCCATCACAGCTTTTACCGGCTTTGATGCACTGACCCATGCGATTGAGGCATTTGCATCCCCGAATGCTACTGCACTGACTGATGCCCATGCTTTGCATGCAATCAGGCTGATTGAAAAAAACCTTCCTCTTGCAGTAGCAGAAGGATCCAATCTTGACGCCAGAATGGAAATGCTTCAGGCGAGCCTTATGGGAATCACTGCATTCAGTTTTGCTTTAAACGCTATACCGGTACATAATTTCGCCCATGCATATGGAGCATTGTTCCGAATTCCGCATGGACTGGCAAATGCCGTATTCCTGCCTGTGGTGATGGAATATGTACCAAGTTTGTATCTTCCAAAGGTAAAAGAGCTCGCCTCGGCATTGCGGATTGACTTTGATGCTGCTGAGGAAAATGGAGCCGTCCTGGCAAAAGTCATTGAAAAATTGCGCTTGCTTCAGCATAAGACCGGATTGCCGTCTGACTTTACTGAATACAACTTGACCGAGGAAGACCTGGAGCGAGTTGCGGGTGCTGTTGCCAAGGATCCTGCCGCAGTTTCCTTCCCGATGCCAAAAGAATTGATTCAGGCTGTCGGCCAGCAGGTCGTGCCGATTGGCGTTAAATAA
- a CDS encoding R2-like ligand-binding oxidase translates to MEQRTILTTSKRGLQTDSFPFRLYQKAKKFGIWNPADIDFTQDQEDWKQLNAEQQNDILRLISQFQAGEEAVTLDLLPLIMTIAKEGRLEEEMFLTTFLFEEAKHTEFFRLVLNALGETGDLSVHHTETYKTIFYEILPTTMDRLLTDQSPEAIAEAATVYNMFVEGVLAETGYYSFYQNLETLGLMPGLLKGIGNLKRDESRHIGYGTFLLQRQICEHPHLYEFVEGKMQELTPLAIRLNQEGFRDKDVSTFGNQIEDTMNFTMKQLSVRMEILSRARGKRIEEIYRVSEAEMGVLEV, encoded by the coding sequence GTGGAGCAAAGAACCATTTTAACAACCAGCAAGCGGGGATTGCAGACAGATTCATTCCCTTTCAGGCTATATCAAAAAGCAAAGAAATTCGGCATCTGGAACCCGGCAGACATTGATTTTACCCAGGACCAAGAGGACTGGAAGCAGCTGAATGCCGAACAGCAAAATGATATTTTGCGTTTGATTTCACAGTTCCAGGCTGGTGAGGAGGCCGTTACTCTTGATTTGCTGCCGCTGATCATGACAATCGCCAAGGAAGGCAGGTTAGAGGAAGAGATGTTTTTAACCACCTTCTTGTTCGAAGAAGCCAAGCATACTGAATTCTTCCGCCTTGTCTTGAATGCGTTGGGTGAAACAGGTGATCTATCAGTACACCATACAGAAACGTATAAAACGATTTTCTATGAAATCCTGCCAACTACAATGGACCGCCTGCTGACAGACCAGTCACCTGAAGCCATAGCCGAAGCAGCAACTGTTTACAATATGTTCGTTGAGGGAGTCCTTGCTGAAACTGGCTATTACTCATTCTATCAAAACCTTGAAACTCTTGGTTTGATGCCAGGGTTGCTAAAAGGAATCGGCAATTTGAAAAGAGATGAATCAAGGCATATTGGCTATGGAACCTTCCTGCTGCAAAGACAGATTTGTGAGCATCCTCATTTATACGAGTTTGTTGAGGGAAAAATGCAGGAACTTACGCCGCTTGCCATCCGCCTGAACCAGGAGGGATTCCGGGACAAGGATGTAAGTACTTTCGGAAACCAGATTGAAGATACGATGAATTTTACAATGAAACAGCTCTCTGTCCGGATGGAAATCCTGTCTCGCGCAAGAGGCAAGCGGATTGAAGAGATTTATAGGGTCTCAGAGGCTGAGATGGGAGTTTTAGAAGTTTAG
- a CDS encoding M42 family metallopeptidase, giving the protein MAYPNTDETVSLLKELVSIPSPSGNTNEVITYVEKFLNEMKVETKRNRKGGLIATLPGKDQQNHRMLTAHVDTLGAIVKEIKPSGRLKLDLIGGFKYNSIEGEYCEIETSSGKKLTGTILMHQTSVHVYKDAGKAERNQDNMEVRLDEKVHSVDDVRALGIEVGDFVSFDPRVQTTPSGYIKSRHLDDKASVAILLQLIKQIKAENIELPYTTHFLISNNEEIGYGGNSNITPETVEYLAVDMGAMGDGQSTDEYTVSICVKDASGPYHYELRKRLTQLAIDNEIGYKLDIYPFYGSDASAAIRSGHDIIHGLIGPGIDSSHAFERTHKDSIENTAKLLYHYVQSEMIF; this is encoded by the coding sequence ATGGCATACCCGAACACAGATGAAACAGTAAGCTTATTGAAGGAATTGGTCAGCATCCCAAGTCCTTCGGGAAATACGAACGAAGTAATTACATATGTTGAAAAGTTTTTGAATGAAATGAAGGTTGAAACAAAAAGGAATCGCAAAGGCGGATTGATTGCGACTCTTCCAGGGAAGGATCAGCAAAACCACAGAATGCTGACTGCCCATGTCGATACTCTCGGAGCGATTGTAAAAGAAATCAAGCCAAGCGGCCGGCTAAAACTTGATTTGATTGGCGGGTTTAAATACAACTCCATTGAAGGTGAGTATTGCGAAATAGAAACTTCAAGCGGGAAAAAGTTGACTGGCACTATACTAATGCATCAAACCTCCGTCCATGTATATAAGGATGCAGGGAAAGCAGAACGCAACCAGGACAACATGGAAGTACGTCTTGATGAAAAAGTACATAGCGTGGATGATGTGAGGGCACTAGGAATTGAAGTTGGAGATTTTGTTTCATTCGATCCACGTGTTCAAACAACACCTTCGGGATACATTAAATCACGACACCTTGATGACAAGGCAAGTGTCGCCATCCTGCTTCAATTGATTAAACAAATTAAGGCTGAAAACATCGAATTGCCATACACAACACACTTTTTAATTTCCAATAACGAAGAAATTGGCTATGGAGGAAACTCGAATATCACACCGGAAACCGTTGAGTACCTGGCGGTGGATATGGGTGCAATGGGTGATGGCCAGTCAACGGATGAGTACACAGTTTCCATCTGCGTAAAGGATGCGAGTGGCCCGTACCATTACGAGCTAAGGAAAAGGCTAACTCAACTTGCGATCGACAATGAAATCGGCTACAAGCTCGACATCTATCCTTTTTATGGCTCTGACGCCTCAGCGGCAATCCGTTCAGGACACGATATCATCCATGGGCTGATTGGACCAGGAATTGACTCATCCCACGCATTCGAAAGAACACACAAAGATTCGATTGAAAATACAGCTAAGCTTCTATACCACTACGTACAGTCTGAAATGATATTTTAA